The Fulvivirga ligni genome window below encodes:
- a CDS encoding glycoside hydrolase family 3 N-terminal domain-containing protein: MFKKVFRATLLIFCASITCYSQNQKQEQWVDSVYNKLTNDQRIGQLFMVSAYSNGNDEHLQQIEELVKKRQIGGLIFMQGYPVKQIKITNRLQCLSKTPLLIGMDMEWGAGMRLDSTLSFPHQMALGAMQNDSLIYEMGKEIAREMKLLGVHLNFAPVVDINNNPLNPVIGIRSFGSDKNLVSNKGIAYLKGLQENGVLACAKHFPGHGDTQKDSHLTLPTINISKERLDTLELYPFKKMMNAGIASIMTGHIEVPALDSKKHTPVSLSEKAINGFLRKEFKYEGLIVTDALNMKAVSGKFKEKGEVEMTALKAGNDMLLFPEDIPAATEKIKTALRKKQIPNEQFEASVKRILRAKYKAGLSQKWKSLSTDNIYRRLNRPQAKSLQETLFAKSITTLISQDSLLPIINLDNRDFASLTIGGTGEFNSYLDKYAPFAHYDFESSSPKILSKELKAYNTVIVAVADISPSKANFGIPKPAIELINALEDETDIVLCVLGTPYAISLFRKPSGLLCTYENNALTQKLAAEAIFGSIGTSAQLPVSMKGYPAGSGVNTADLKRLGFSVPETVGMDADVLKKIDVIIREAIIDHATPGCQVLVAKNGKVVYQKSFGYYTYDSLKPVSNETIYDIASVTKVMASMQTFMFLEERGMVDLDKKASVYLPELKGSNKENMIWRDILTHQAGLWPYVPFWKQSIEDSTVVKNYYHSEPSPEYSFKVSDNIYASQVMQDSIWSWVINAKIRDKEPHVPFDYKYSDMGYYLLKQMAEKILNQPMNEFLQQNFYDPMGLSTMGYLPLCKYPLSRIAPTEQDTYFRNTLVYGLVHDQGAAMSGGVAGHAGLFSNSLDLAKMLQMHLQDGFYGGTRYYQPGTLEKFTSQQYKTNRRGIGWDKPAKGVWWGPTSRYASGKTFGHTGFTGTAIWADPEFDLIYIFLSNRVYPEAENSKLIKNNIRTRVQDVIYESMWEYNQYIDSY; this comes from the coding sequence ATGTTTAAAAAAGTTTTTCGCGCCACTTTATTGATTTTTTGCGCTTCCATCACTTGCTACTCCCAAAATCAAAAACAAGAACAATGGGTTGATAGCGTTTACAATAAGCTCACTAATGACCAACGTATTGGTCAGCTTTTCATGGTTTCTGCCTATTCTAATGGCAATGATGAGCATCTTCAGCAAATAGAAGAGCTGGTAAAGAAAAGGCAAATTGGAGGCCTCATTTTCATGCAGGGCTATCCCGTAAAGCAAATCAAAATCACCAATAGGCTACAATGCTTATCCAAAACTCCTTTACTTATAGGTATGGATATGGAATGGGGAGCCGGCATGCGCCTGGATAGCACCTTGAGCTTTCCACACCAGATGGCGCTGGGAGCCATGCAAAATGACAGCCTCATCTATGAAATGGGTAAAGAGATAGCCCGTGAAATGAAACTGTTAGGGGTGCACCTCAATTTTGCTCCGGTGGTAGATATAAATAATAATCCGCTCAACCCGGTCATAGGCATACGCTCATTTGGCAGCGATAAAAACCTGGTATCCAACAAAGGTATTGCCTATTTGAAAGGGCTTCAGGAAAATGGTGTGCTCGCTTGTGCTAAACACTTCCCTGGCCATGGAGATACGCAGAAAGATTCACACCTCACCTTGCCAACCATTAACATAAGTAAGGAAAGACTGGATACGCTGGAGCTATACCCATTTAAGAAAATGATGAATGCGGGCATAGCCAGTATAATGACAGGGCATATTGAAGTACCTGCATTAGACTCTAAAAAACACACTCCTGTATCATTATCTGAAAAGGCTATTAATGGATTTCTGAGGAAAGAATTTAAATATGAAGGTCTTATTGTAACTGATGCCTTGAACATGAAAGCTGTTTCAGGCAAGTTTAAAGAAAAGGGAGAGGTAGAAATGACAGCACTGAAGGCTGGAAATGACATGCTTTTATTTCCGGAAGATATTCCTGCCGCCACAGAAAAAATAAAAACAGCCCTCAGGAAAAAGCAAATACCTAATGAGCAGTTTGAGGCTAGCGTAAAACGAATTCTAAGAGCAAAATATAAGGCTGGTCTTTCTCAGAAATGGAAATCTTTAAGCACTGACAATATTTACAGAAGGCTTAACCGCCCTCAGGCTAAATCACTGCAGGAAACACTATTTGCAAAGTCTATCACTACTTTAATAAGTCAGGATAGCCTTCTCCCTATTATTAATCTCGATAACAGAGATTTCGCATCCTTAACCATAGGTGGAACAGGCGAATTTAATAGCTATCTGGATAAGTATGCACCATTTGCACATTATGACTTTGAAAGCTCAAGCCCAAAAATTTTAAGCAAGGAATTAAAAGCCTACAATACGGTGATAGTAGCAGTAGCGGACATATCACCATCCAAAGCCAATTTTGGCATACCAAAGCCAGCCATAGAACTTATTAACGCCTTAGAGGATGAAACCGACATTGTGCTTTGTGTGCTGGGCACGCCTTATGCCATTTCATTATTCAGAAAACCATCTGGCCTGCTTTGTACTTACGAAAACAATGCGCTTACCCAGAAATTAGCAGCGGAAGCCATCTTCGGTAGCATAGGCACCTCGGCTCAGCTACCCGTTTCAATGAAGGGTTATCCAGCAGGTAGTGGAGTAAATACTGCAGACCTGAAACGGCTTGGGTTTTCTGTACCAGAAACGGTAGGCATGGATGCCGATGTGTTAAAAAAGATTGACGTTATTATTAGAGAGGCCATTATAGATCATGCCACACCAGGGTGCCAGGTGTTAGTAGCTAAAAACGGAAAAGTAGTCTATCAGAAGTCCTTTGGTTATTATACCTATGATAGCCTGAAGCCAGTATCTAACGAAACCATCTATGATATTGCTTCTGTGACTAAGGTGATGGCCAGTATGCAAACCTTCATGTTTTTAGAAGAAAGAGGCATGGTGGATCTTGATAAAAAGGCCTCTGTTTATTTACCTGAACTGAAGGGGTCTAATAAAGAAAATATGATCTGGAGAGATATATTAACTCACCAGGCAGGTCTTTGGCCATATGTACCCTTTTGGAAGCAAAGCATAGAAGATTCTACTGTAGTAAAAAACTACTACCACTCTGAGCCAAGCCCTGAATACTCCTTTAAAGTGTCTGATAACATCTATGCCTCACAGGTAATGCAAGACAGCATCTGGAGCTGGGTGATTAATGCTAAAATAAGAGATAAAGAACCTCACGTGCCCTTTGATTATAAGTATAGTGACATGGGCTATTATCTATTAAAACAAATGGCTGAAAAAATCCTTAATCAACCAATGAATGAGTTTCTTCAGCAAAACTTCTATGATCCTATGGGGCTTTCCACCATGGGCTATCTTCCGCTTTGCAAGTACCCATTATCCAGGATAGCACCTACTGAGCAGGATACATATTTCAGAAACACATTAGTATATGGTCTGGTGCATGATCAGGGAGCTGCCATGAGCGGTGGTGTGGCTGGCCATGCAGGTTTATTTAGCAACTCATTAGATCTAGCCAAGATGCTGCAAATGCATCTACAAGATGGTTTTTATGGTGGCACTCGATATTACCAGCCTGGAACCTTAGAAAAATTCACCTCTCAACAGTATAAAACTAACCGAAGAGGTATAGGATGGGATAAACCAGCCAAAGGCGTTTGGTGGGGCCCTACATCCAGATATGCTTCAGGAAAAACCTTCGGACACACAGGATTTACCGGTACAGCCATATGGGCAGATCCCGAGTTTGACCTGATTTATATATTTTTGTCGAACAGAGTTTATCCGGAAGCAGAAAATTCAAAACTTATTAAAAATAATATCCGTACAAGAGTTCAGGACGTGATCTATGAGTCAATGTGGGAGTATAACCAATACATTGATTCATACTAA
- the bshA gene encoding N-acetyl-alpha-D-glucosaminyl L-malate synthase BshA: MKIGIVCYPTFGGSGVVATELGKALAKAGHQVHFITYSQPTRLDFFNANLYYHEVDIRSYPLFQYPPYELALASKLVDVVKYEKLDILHVHYAIPHASSAYMAKQILKTEGIEIPVITTLHGTDITLVGKDASYAPVVTFSINASDGVSAVSEDLRKDTYQHFKITNDIEVIPNFIDLDRFKKQKKEHFKTAICPNDERLIVHTSNFRKVKRVDDVVRIFKNIRKEIPAKLLLVGDGPERNNIEALCRKFGICEDIRFLGKLEAVEEVLSVADLFIMPSEKESFGLAALEAMACEVPVISTNAGGLPELNIHGKTGYLSKVGDIKDMTEKALDILDEKNLPTFKKNALARAKEFDITNIMPLYVALYEKVLTNTGKTETFSNKVL, encoded by the coding sequence ATGAAAATAGGAATTGTATGCTACCCTACGTTTGGAGGTAGTGGAGTGGTAGCCACAGAGTTGGGAAAGGCGTTAGCGAAGGCTGGGCATCAGGTACATTTCATCACATACTCACAGCCTACCAGGCTAGACTTTTTTAACGCTAACCTGTACTATCATGAAGTTGACATACGCTCTTATCCTCTTTTTCAATATCCGCCTTATGAACTTGCTCTTGCCAGCAAACTGGTAGATGTAGTGAAATACGAAAAGCTGGACATTCTTCATGTTCACTATGCCATACCTCATGCATCTTCTGCATATATGGCTAAGCAAATACTTAAAACGGAAGGAATAGAAATACCAGTAATTACCACCTTACACGGTACAGATATTACACTGGTAGGTAAAGATGCCTCTTATGCTCCGGTAGTTACTTTTAGTATAAATGCTTCTGACGGCGTTAGTGCCGTTTCTGAAGACTTAAGAAAAGATACTTATCAGCACTTTAAAATCACCAATGACATTGAGGTTATCCCTAACTTCATAGATTTGGATAGGTTTAAAAAGCAGAAGAAAGAACACTTCAAAACAGCCATCTGCCCTAATGATGAGCGACTAATCGTTCACACCTCTAATTTCCGCAAGGTAAAAAGAGTAGATGATGTGGTCAGAATATTTAAGAATATCAGAAAAGAAATTCCTGCTAAGCTGCTATTAGTAGGTGATGGACCGGAGAGAAATAACATCGAGGCCCTTTGCAGAAAGTTTGGCATTTGCGAGGACATCAGATTCCTGGGCAAGCTGGAGGCTGTAGAGGAAGTATTGTCGGTGGCTGATTTATTCATCATGCCTTCTGAAAAGGAAAGTTTTGGATTAGCTGCACTGGAAGCGATGGCCTGTGAAGTGCCAGTAATCTCTACCAACGCAGGAGGATTACCTGAATTAAACATCCATGGTAAAACAGGATATTTAAGCAAGGTGGGAGACATAAAAGACATGACCGAAAAGGCGCTAGACATCCTGGATGAGAAGAACTTACCTACTTTTAAAAAGAACGCATTGGCCCGAGCCAAAGAATTTGACATCACTAATATAATGCCGCTCTATGTGGCTCTTTATGAAAAAGTTTTAACAAATACGGGTAAAACTGAAACATTTTCTAACAAAGTACTGTAG
- a CDS encoding sterol desaturase family protein, which produces MAHVDNKDSKILFNNPIIEKLSRTHISIPIGLFFIYSGGLLYWSVANTDLAPSTTVLLFFTGLFVFTLVEYMMHRYVFHMATYTKLREKIQYNFHGVHHDYPKDKDRLAMPPLVSLTLATTLLFLFRLFMGDFVFGFLPGFLIGYAGYLFVHYIVHAYQPPKNMFKTLWVHHAIHHYKDHERAFGVSSPLWDYIFRTMPKRGR; this is translated from the coding sequence ATGGCACACGTAGACAATAAAGACTCAAAAATACTATTTAATAATCCTATCATTGAAAAGCTTTCAAGAACGCATATATCTATTCCTATTGGGCTTTTCTTTATTTACTCAGGAGGACTATTGTACTGGAGCGTAGCCAATACTGACCTAGCTCCCAGCACCACCGTTCTATTGTTTTTTACTGGATTATTTGTATTCACATTAGTAGAATATATGATGCACAGATATGTATTCCACATGGCTACATATACCAAGCTAAGAGAAAAAATACAATACAATTTCCATGGTGTACACCATGACTACCCAAAAGATAAGGATAGACTAGCCATGCCTCCTTTAGTGAGTCTCACGCTGGCTACCACTTTATTATTCTTATTCAGACTATTCATGGGCGATTTTGTATTCGGCTTTCTTCCTGGATTTTTGATAGGATATGCCGGCTACTTATTTGTGCACTACATAGTACACGCATATCAGCCTCCTAAGAACATGTTTAAAACATTATGGGTGCATCATGCTATCCATCACTATAAAGATCACGAAAGAGCATTTGGAGTTTCTTCTCCATTATGGGATTATATATTCAGAACTATGCCTAAGAGAGGCCGATAG
- the mdh gene encoding malate dehydrogenase produces the protein MMKITVVGAGNVGATCADVLAYREIANEVVLVDIKEGVAEGKALDIFQKAPINLYDTRTIGSTNDYSKTAGSDVVVITSGLPRKPGMTRDDLIETNAGIVKSVTENVIKHSPEAIIIIVSNPLDVMTYQAHLSSKLPRTKVMGMAGILDTARYRAFLAEALDVSPKDIQAVLMGGHGDTMVPLPRYTTVGGIPVTELIDADKLDAIIERTKTGGGELVKLMGTSAWYAPGSAAAQMAEAIVKDQKRVFPVCVKLDGEYGIDDCYLGVPVVLGKNGIEKIIELDLNEEEKALLETSREHVKEVMAVLDKLNG, from the coding sequence ATTATGAAAATAACCGTAGTAGGAGCAGGTAATGTAGGCGCTACCTGTGCTGATGTCCTAGCCTATAGAGAAATAGCTAACGAGGTAGTTCTTGTAGATATAAAAGAAGGTGTAGCTGAAGGTAAAGCTTTAGATATTTTCCAAAAAGCACCTATCAACTTATATGATACCAGAACTATTGGTTCTACAAACGATTATTCAAAAACTGCTGGTTCTGACGTAGTTGTAATTACTTCTGGTTTACCAAGAAAACCAGGTATGACCCGTGACGACCTTATCGAAACTAACGCGGGCATAGTAAAGTCAGTTACTGAGAATGTAATTAAGCATTCGCCAGAGGCTATCATTATCATTGTATCTAATCCATTAGATGTAATGACTTACCAAGCTCATTTAAGCTCTAAATTACCACGTACTAAAGTTATGGGTATGGCTGGTATTTTGGATACTGCACGTTACAGAGCTTTCTTAGCTGAAGCTTTAGATGTATCTCCTAAAGATATTCAGGCAGTACTTATGGGTGGTCATGGTGATACTATGGTGCCACTTCCAAGATATACTACTGTAGGTGGTATTCCTGTAACTGAGCTTATCGATGCTGATAAATTAGATGCTATCATTGAAAGAACAAAAACTGGTGGTGGTGAGCTAGTGAAGTTAATGGGTACTTCTGCATGGTATGCTCCTGGTTCGGCTGCTGCTCAGATGGCTGAAGCTATTGTAAAAGATCAAAAAAGAGTATTCCCAGTATGCGTGAAGCTAGATGGTGAGTACGGTATAGATGATTGCTACTTAGGAGTACCTGTAGTGCTAGGTAAAAACGGAATCGAGAAGATCATTGAATTAGATCTTAACGAGGAAGAAAAAGCATTACTTGAAACTTCTAGAGAGCATGTGAAAGAAGTTATGGCAGTACTTGATAAGTTAAACGGGTAA
- a CDS encoding Crp/Fnr family transcriptional regulator — translation MSLFLPFMHERKYVQDEVVFFRNDPSHALYIIKKGEVALTIDVNEEFEDLTKVGPGVALGESCLLKNTNRLLNAFVTSEKAEFYVIPQDNIFDIFENNMKIKVRMVEMLAEIYNDYNSNLFKAYKSSLGFFNLSQVYRG, via the coding sequence ATGTCTCTCTTTTTGCCTTTTATGCATGAGAGAAAGTATGTGCAGGATGAGGTAGTGTTTTTTAGGAATGATCCGAGCCACGCACTTTACATCATTAAGAAAGGAGAAGTAGCTCTTACCATAGATGTAAATGAAGAGTTTGAGGACCTGACCAAAGTAGGACCTGGCGTTGCGCTGGGCGAAAGCTGCCTGTTAAAAAACACTAATCGGTTATTAAATGCCTTTGTAACCTCGGAAAAGGCTGAGTTCTATGTGATTCCCCAAGACAATATCTTCGATATATTCGAAAACAATATGAAGATAAAGGTGCGGATGGTAGAGATGCTGGCGGAGATTTATAACGATTATAATTCCAATCTTTTTAAAGCCTATAAGTCTAGTTTAGGATTCTTCAATTTAAGTCAGGTATATCGCGGTTAA
- the tilS gene encoding tRNA lysidine(34) synthetase TilS has product MLKKFLDYIHSNNLCAENDPLLVAVSGGVDSVVLAHLLAQAQYSMVIAHCNFNLRGVESDKDEQFVKSLASGLGAECVTVSFETKKYARENGVSIEMAARELRYECFNKLIEEKHLWHLVTAHHLNDSLETTLYNLAKGTGISGVRGIKNKNGNIIRPLLWATKAELVQYAEENDLTWREDASNAEDDYMRNKIRNNIIPELKKINPSLESTFSNTQKRLQEMEEILHELIDKYKVDHYRQEGVDHYFEIAPFQKANKTVLVEELFKPFGFNYEQAIQIHEAILSANPGKIFLSDGYQLNVDREAIIVSPSEQGGVDFYIEENDDKISEAGWNLSCFTSDDVEQIFKSRDRISVDYDKLKFPLKMRKWKQGDVFQPLGMRGKKKLSDFMIDEKIPLNLKNRVYVLTSDDEIVWVVGYRVDDRFKITPATRRIYNIVTESHD; this is encoded by the coding sequence ATGCTTAAAAAGTTTTTAGATTATATACACTCAAATAATTTATGTGCTGAAAATGATCCTTTGCTGGTAGCGGTAAGCGGTGGTGTGGACTCCGTGGTTCTGGCTCATTTGCTGGCTCAGGCTCAGTATTCTATGGTAATAGCTCACTGTAACTTTAACTTAAGAGGGGTTGAGTCTGATAAAGATGAGCAGTTCGTAAAATCATTGGCTTCTGGTTTAGGTGCTGAATGTGTTACAGTGTCTTTCGAGACCAAAAAATATGCCAGAGAAAACGGTGTTTCCATAGAAATGGCCGCGCGTGAGTTAAGGTATGAATGTTTTAATAAGTTAATAGAGGAGAAGCATCTTTGGCACTTGGTTACGGCCCATCATTTGAATGATAGTTTAGAAACTACTCTATATAATTTAGCGAAGGGTACAGGTATTAGTGGCGTTCGCGGTATTAAGAATAAAAATGGAAATATAATTAGGCCTTTGCTATGGGCTACAAAGGCAGAGTTGGTGCAGTATGCAGAGGAAAATGACCTAACCTGGAGGGAAGATGCCAGCAATGCCGAAGATGATTATATGCGAAATAAGATTAGGAATAACATTATTCCTGAGTTGAAAAAGATTAACCCTTCTTTAGAAAGTACCTTTAGCAATACCCAAAAGCGGCTCCAGGAGATGGAAGAGATCCTGCATGAGCTGATAGATAAATACAAGGTTGATCATTATCGGCAGGAGGGCGTGGATCACTATTTTGAAATAGCTCCTTTTCAAAAGGCAAATAAGACAGTGCTGGTAGAAGAGCTTTTCAAGCCATTCGGGTTTAATTATGAGCAGGCCATTCAAATTCATGAGGCTATTCTAAGTGCAAATCCAGGCAAAATATTTCTTTCTGATGGCTACCAGCTTAATGTTGATAGAGAAGCTATTATCGTTAGTCCATCAGAACAGGGTGGCGTGGATTTTTATATTGAAGAAAATGATGATAAAATCTCTGAAGCAGGGTGGAACCTTAGCTGTTTTACCTCTGATGATGTAGAGCAAATTTTTAAGAGTAGGGATAGGATTAGTGTGGATTATGATAAGCTGAAGTTTCCTTTAAAAATGAGGAAATGGAAGCAGGGAGATGTTTTTCAGCCCTTGGGAATGCGGGGTAAAAAAAAGCTCAGCGATTTTATGATAGATGAGAAAATTCCGTTAAACTTGAAAAATCGCGTCTATGTGCTTACCTCTGATGATGAAATAGTCTGGGTGGTGGGTTATAGAGTAGATGACCGTTTTAAAATCACACCAGCTACCCGGAGGATATACAATATTGTAACAGAAAGCCATGATTAA
- a CDS encoding OstA-like protein, with protein sequence MIKFILKITYILLLVGVSSISVFAQKEQIQLKQADVLKGGNRNGESLNRVIGNVIFQQKETTIYSDSAYFFNSRNYIEAYGHVKIVEGDSVTITAKKLVYDGNLKEAKLRENVVFVKKGELTLYTDYLDYFRMQQEARYYNGGKIVDSTNVLTSKKGYYQVNTSMASFKSDVKAVNPDYTLTSDTLQYNTSTNIIYFRAHTEIVDSENNRFNYETGQYDTKIKKSDLNIGKVETPEYTLKGDNLNLDDLQKRYKAKGNVILISKENDVIITGDDGFYKKRDGISKVYGNALMKKVMKNDTLYLTADTLVAIESEIASKKRLLAYNNVKIFKSDLQGVADSLAYFTSDSTIFFYDDPVLWSSDTQMEADSINAEISNGTINRLNLNLNSFVISEDSISNYNQIKGRSMVAYFDSGNIKKVDVNGNAESLFFALNDNSTALMGMNKIICSFMIINFKLNKVDNLSSYVNPEASFIPPHELEEPEKKLKDFRWRIEEKPEKEAMLEGTSAAKKNTPVTKPDVIEQKPEKPVRNKNLRKIDSQ encoded by the coding sequence ATGATCAAATTTATCCTAAAAATAACATATATCCTGCTCCTTGTTGGTGTGAGCTCTATAAGTGTTTTTGCCCAGAAGGAACAGATACAGTTAAAGCAGGCTGATGTACTCAAAGGTGGCAACCGAAATGGTGAGTCACTTAACCGAGTAATTGGAAACGTTATCTTCCAACAGAAAGAAACCACCATTTATAGTGACTCTGCTTATTTTTTTAACAGCAGAAACTACATAGAAGCTTACGGCCACGTTAAAATTGTAGAAGGAGATTCCGTAACCATCACCGCTAAAAAGCTGGTCTATGACGGTAACTTAAAAGAAGCCAAGCTAAGAGAAAACGTGGTATTCGTAAAAAAGGGGGAACTCACCTTATATACTGACTACCTGGATTATTTCCGCATGCAGCAAGAAGCTCGTTATTATAATGGTGGTAAAATTGTAGATAGCACCAACGTACTCACCAGTAAAAAAGGCTACTATCAGGTAAACACTAGCATGGCCTCTTTCAAATCTGATGTGAAAGCCGTGAACCCCGATTACACACTTACCTCAGACACCTTACAGTATAACACTTCTACCAACATCATCTACTTCCGGGCCCATACCGAAATTGTAGATTCTGAAAACAACAGATTCAACTACGAAACTGGTCAGTACGATACTAAAATTAAAAAGTCAGACCTAAACATAGGTAAGGTTGAAACCCCTGAGTACACGCTCAAAGGGGATAATCTCAACTTAGATGATCTTCAAAAACGTTATAAAGCAAAAGGAAATGTAATCTTAATATCGAAAGAAAATGATGTGATCATTACCGGAGATGATGGCTTTTATAAAAAGCGGGATGGCATATCAAAAGTATATGGCAATGCCCTCATGAAGAAAGTCATGAAAAATGACACCCTTTACCTAACTGCAGATACACTGGTTGCCATAGAAAGTGAAATTGCTTCAAAGAAAAGGTTGCTGGCTTACAACAATGTGAAAATCTTCAAATCAGATCTTCAGGGAGTAGCAGATTCTCTGGCCTATTTCACCAGCGACTCTACTATATTCTTCTATGATGATCCTGTTTTATGGAGTAGCGATACCCAAATGGAAGCAGATTCCATAAATGCTGAAATATCCAACGGCACCATTAACAGATTAAACTTGAACCTTAATTCCTTTGTGATTTCGGAAGATAGTATCTCTAACTACAACCAGATAAAAGGTCGCAGCATGGTAGCCTACTTTGATAGTGGAAACATAAAAAAGGTAGATGTGAATGGCAATGCAGAAAGCTTATTCTTTGCCCTTAATGATAACAGCACCGCCCTTATGGGTATGAATAAAATCATCTGCAGCTTTATGATCATAAATTTTAAGCTGAATAAGGTAGATAACCTATCTTCTTATGTAAACCCTGAAGCATCGTTCATACCACCTCATGAGCTGGAAGAACCGGAAAAAAAATTAAAGGATTTCAGATGGCGAATAGAAGAAAAACCAGAGAAGGAAGCCATGCTTGAAGGGACATCTGCAGCGAAAAAAAATACTCCTGTGACTAAACCAGATGTTATTGAACAAAAGCCAGAAAAACCTGTTAGAAATAAAAATCTGAGAAAGATAGATAGTCAATAA
- a CDS encoding T9SS type A sorting domain-containing protein, which produces MCVAQAQSFEITESKVNYKGNVGDEISAIIPIKNTSDKPIQLYIKRLDKVIGTSQNNYFCWGAECFEPSIDQIPLSKKINPGETSLKFKSVLETGLVPGFSTVKYLIYDRDNPANAIEYEITYTVEDEAYSNSLFTNRDINIHDVYPNPAEDFAVVEYNIINSNVDVKLVLHNVLGSIVSEYKLPLLQKKIKIRTEDLNPGVYFYTLYIDNDGVMTRKLVVKK; this is translated from the coding sequence ATGTGCGTAGCGCAGGCGCAAAGCTTTGAGATTACAGAAAGCAAGGTTAACTACAAAGGCAACGTAGGCGATGAAATAAGCGCCATTATCCCTATAAAGAACACCTCCGATAAGCCGATACAGCTATACATTAAAAGACTGGATAAAGTAATAGGCACAAGCCAAAACAATTACTTCTGCTGGGGTGCAGAGTGCTTTGAGCCGTCCATAGATCAGATTCCATTATCTAAAAAAATCAATCCGGGAGAGACATCTCTAAAATTTAAAAGCGTGCTAGAAACAGGCTTAGTACCAGGCTTTAGCACAGTAAAGTACCTTATTTACGACAGGGACAATCCCGCTAACGCCATAGAATACGAAATCACTTACACGGTGGAAGATGAAGCCTACAGCAATAGCCTCTTCACCAACAGAGATATAAACATTCATGATGTATACCCTAATCCTGCAGAAGACTTTGCGGTGGTAGAATATAACATCATCAATAGTAATGTAGATGTAAAACTAGTTCTTCACAATGTTCTGGGTAGCATAGTTTCAGAATATAAGCTGCCTCTTTTGCAGAAAAAGATAAAGATCAGAACGGAAGACCTTAACCCTGGCGTTTATTTTTACACCTTGTACATAGATAATGACGGCGTAATGACACGCAAGCTCGTTGTGAAAAAATAA
- a CDS encoding outer membrane protein assembly factor BamD, with protein sequence MLKRVFFKHFLIAITIISLASCSKFRKIEKSEDWRVKYDAALKYYEEEDYYRSGILFEQILPIVRGLPEGEAVQFKFAYCQFYQDFFLLAAHHFKVFYETYARSEFAREAQYMHAYSLYANSPVYNLDQSSSMEALVAMQTFINRYPSTKFRDDATKVIDDIQQKLEKKAYENAKQYYKVYKYKAAVVAFDSFKNDFPDSQFNEEAAFLKFMAQYELAEKSIYSKQLERYQEANQFYLEFVDSYPASEYLKEAEKKYADSLEKSTKLAKK encoded by the coding sequence ATGTTGAAACGGGTATTTTTCAAGCACTTTCTGATTGCAATCACCATTATTTCTTTAGCTTCTTGTAGCAAGTTTCGCAAAATTGAAAAAAGCGAAGACTGGAGGGTAAAGTATGATGCAGCTCTTAAATACTATGAAGAAGAGGATTATTATCGTTCAGGTATCTTATTTGAACAGATTCTTCCTATAGTAAGAGGACTTCCGGAAGGCGAAGCGGTACAGTTTAAATTTGCTTACTGTCAGTTTTACCAGGACTTTTTCCTTTTAGCTGCGCATCATTTCAAAGTGTTTTACGAAACATACGCCAGAAGTGAATTTGCCAGAGAAGCACAGTATATGCATGCATATTCATTATACGCTAACTCTCCGGTTTACAATCTGGACCAAAGCAGCAGTATGGAAGCTCTTGTAGCTATGCAGACCTTTATTAACAGGTATCCATCTACTAAATTTAGAGATGATGCTACTAAGGTAATTGATGACATACAGCAGAAGCTAGAGAAAAAGGCATATGAAAATGCTAAACAATATTATAAGGTATATAAATATAAAGCTGCAGTAGTAGCTTTTGATAGCTTTAAGAACGATTTCCCTGATTCACAGTTTAATGAAGAAGCGGCTTTCTTAAAGTTCATGGCTCAGTACGAGCTTGCTGAAAAGAGTATTTACTCTAAGCAACTAGAACGCTACCAGGAAGCTAACCAGTTTTATCTGGAATTTGTAGATAGCTACCCTGCAAGCGAATATTTAAAAGAGGCAGAAAAGAAGTATGCTGACAGCTTAGAAAAAAGCACTAAGCTGGCTAAAAAATAA